A genomic segment from uncultured Alistipes sp. encodes:
- a CDS encoding DedA family protein, whose protein sequence is MEAITEFLIDWGYWGLFLSAFIAGSILPFSSEAVMVVLVRMGLDPVGCVAAATLGNTLGGMTCYWIGSLGRTEWITRLGVSTRQLARARKFLSGRGAMMAFFAFLPTIGEAIAVVLGLMRSNVWITAGSMLAGKTLRYVVILASFEGALSLF, encoded by the coding sequence ATGGAAGCGATCACCGAATTCCTTATCGACTGGGGCTACTGGGGCCTCTTTCTCTCGGCATTCATTGCCGGGAGTATTCTGCCGTTCAGCTCCGAAGCCGTGATGGTCGTTCTGGTCCGCATGGGGCTCGATCCCGTGGGATGTGTCGCCGCCGCAACCCTGGGCAACACCCTCGGCGGCATGACCTGCTACTGGATCGGAAGCCTCGGGCGAACCGAATGGATCACCCGCCTGGGCGTCTCCACCCGCCAACTCGCCCGGGCCCGGAAATTCCTCTCCGGGCGCGGAGCGATGATGGCCTTCTTCGCCTTCCTGCCCACGATCGGCGAGGCTATTGCCGTCGTACTGGGGTTGATGCGCAGCAACGTCTGGATTACGGCAGGCTCGATGCTCGCAGGCAAGACCCTGCGCTATGTCGTCATTCTGGCGTCGTTCGAAGGCGCCCTTTCACTCTTCTGA
- a CDS encoding GNAT family N-acetyltransferase, with protein sequence MEIRPTDTPSRELLLLADESEASVNDYLPRSRCYAAFEGGQIIGQYLLLHTRPFTAEVVNIAVTPDRQRQGVGTALLQHAIRSAREAGFRILEIGTGNSGTGQIALYERCGFVRCGVDVDYFRKHYPAPIFENGVECRHMVRLRMDLLPE encoded by the coding sequence ATGGAAATCCGACCGACCGATACCCCTTCCCGCGAGCTGCTCCTGCTGGCCGACGAATCCGAAGCCTCCGTCAACGACTACCTCCCGCGCAGCCGTTGCTATGCGGCTTTCGAGGGTGGCCAAATCATCGGGCAGTATCTCCTGTTGCACACACGTCCCTTCACGGCCGAGGTCGTAAACATCGCCGTAACTCCCGACCGCCAGCGGCAGGGAGTCGGAACCGCCCTGCTGCAACACGCCATCCGCTCCGCCCGTGAGGCGGGATTCCGGATCCTCGAAATCGGAACCGGAAACTCCGGCACCGGACAGATCGCCCTCTACGAACGGTGCGGGTTCGTCCGCTGCGGCGTTGACGTCGACTACTTCCGCAAGCACTACCCGGCCCCGATCTTCGAAAACGGGGTCGAATGCCGCCACATGGTACGCCTGCGCATGGATCTGCTCCCGGAATAA
- a CDS encoding PepSY-like domain-containing protein, with amino-acid sequence MKRLTILMAALFAALSILPASAGNDRIIVVGELPAAAQQFITTHFKGVEVSYAKVDEDWFDKKYKVIFVNGSKIEFLKNGDWKEVDCKYGEVPAAIVPKPIQDCVASRFSGRKVVCIEQDRRSYDVELDNGLDLEFDRDFRLVDIDD; translated from the coding sequence ATGAAACGACTTACGATTCTTATGGCCGCGCTCTTTGCCGCGCTTTCGATTCTTCCGGCCTCGGCGGGCAACGACCGCATCATTGTCGTCGGGGAGCTTCCGGCTGCCGCGCAACAATTCATCACGACCCATTTCAAGGGGGTGGAGGTCTCCTATGCAAAGGTCGACGAGGATTGGTTCGACAAGAAGTACAAGGTGATCTTCGTCAACGGCTCGAAGATCGAGTTCCTGAAGAACGGCGACTGGAAGGAGGTCGACTGCAAATATGGCGAAGTGCCAGCGGCGATTGTCCCGAAACCGATTCAGGATTGTGTGGCGAGCCGTTTTTCCGGTCGGAAGGTCGTCTGCATCGAGCAGGATCGCCGGAGCTATGACGTGGAACTCGACAACGGCCTCGACCTGGAGTTCGACCGGGATTTCCGGCTGGTCGACATCGACGACTGA
- the plsX gene encoding phosphate acyltransferase PlsX, with translation MIKIGVDAMGGDFAPEAAVKGAVMALDAIGSESRIVLFGDEQKIKSVLASDGCPAERFTIVPTSEVIEMGDHPAKAFQTKSDSSITVGFGYLAKGAVDGFASAGSTGAMMVGSMYAVKTIEGVIRPTISSLVPTVAGRPALLLDVGLNVDCKPEVLAQYGLIGSIYAESVLGIENPRVAVLNIGEEETKGNAQAKAVYELLKADSRIHFVGNVEGSHIFSGKVADVIVCDGFVGNTVLKMAEGLYRINLALGGRNAFWDAMNYENVGGTPVLGVNAPIIIGHGCSSPKAIKSMILSTEQVIKAGLTAKLQQAFKN, from the coding sequence ATGATAAAGATTGGTGTAGACGCCATGGGCGGCGATTTCGCACCCGAAGCGGCCGTCAAGGGTGCTGTCATGGCACTTGATGCGATCGGTTCGGAGAGCCGGATCGTCCTGTTCGGTGACGAGCAGAAAATCAAGTCCGTACTCGCTTCGGACGGGTGTCCTGCCGAGCGGTTCACCATCGTTCCCACGAGCGAAGTGATCGAGATGGGCGACCACCCGGCCAAAGCTTTTCAAACCAAGAGCGATTCGAGCATCACGGTAGGGTTCGGATACCTGGCCAAAGGAGCCGTCGACGGCTTTGCCAGCGCCGGGTCCACGGGCGCAATGATGGTCGGCTCGATGTATGCCGTAAAAACGATCGAAGGGGTCATCCGCCCGACGATCTCGTCCCTGGTCCCCACGGTCGCAGGACGCCCGGCGCTGCTGCTCGACGTGGGTCTCAACGTGGATTGCAAACCCGAAGTGCTGGCTCAGTACGGTCTGATCGGTTCGATCTACGCCGAGTCGGTGCTGGGGATCGAGAATCCTCGTGTCGCCGTGCTGAACATCGGCGAGGAGGAGACCAAGGGCAATGCACAGGCCAAGGCCGTTTACGAATTGCTGAAGGCCGACAGCCGGATCCATTTCGTGGGCAATGTCGAGGGTTCGCACATCTTCTCGGGCAAGGTTGCCGATGTGATCGTCTGCGACGGTTTCGTGGGCAACACGGTGCTGAAGATGGCCGAGGGCCTCTATCGGATCAATCTGGCGCTGGGCGGCCGCAATGCCTTCTGGGACGCCATGAATTACGAGAACGTGGGCGGTACGCCCGTACTGGGAGTCAATGCTCCGATCATCATCGGACACGGCTGTTCGTCGCCGAAGGCCATCAAGAGCATGATCCTGTCGACCGAGCAGGTCATCAAGGCCGGTCTGACGGCGAAACTGCAGCAGGCGTTCAAAAATTAA
- a CDS encoding response regulator transcription factor, which translates to MKILIVEDEPSLREIMVQTLVREQYVVEQAADYASASDKLAAYDYDCILLDIMLPDGSGLRLLEELKRRRNRAGVIIISARDSLDDKIEGLELGADDYLPKPFHLAELSARIRSVLRRHQRDGYESLDAGNVRLWPDSRRVEVAGRPLELLRKEYDILHYFMTRPNHTVDKAALAEGVWGDHIDQVDNFDFVYAQMKNLRRKLHDAGADIEIRAVYGFGYKLVRP; encoded by the coding sequence ATGAAAATATTGATTGTCGAAGACGAACCCTCCCTGCGGGAGATCATGGTGCAGACGCTTGTGCGGGAGCAGTACGTCGTGGAGCAGGCTGCGGATTACGCCTCGGCGTCGGACAAACTCGCGGCCTACGACTACGACTGCATCCTGTTGGACATCATGCTGCCCGACGGCAGCGGCCTGCGGCTGCTCGAAGAGTTGAAGCGCCGCCGCAACCGGGCCGGGGTGATCATCATCTCGGCGCGCGATTCACTGGATGACAAGATCGAGGGACTGGAGCTGGGAGCCGACGACTACCTTCCGAAGCCGTTCCACCTGGCGGAGCTGAGCGCCCGGATCCGGAGCGTGCTGCGCCGCCACCAGCGCGACGGCTATGAGAGCCTCGACGCGGGGAACGTGCGCCTGTGGCCCGACAGCCGGAGGGTGGAGGTGGCGGGACGCCCGTTGGAACTGCTCCGCAAGGAGTACGACATCCTGCACTACTTCATGACGCGCCCGAACCATACGGTCGACAAGGCGGCACTGGCCGAAGGGGTCTGGGGCGATCATATCGACCAGGTGGACAACTTCGATTTCGTCTACGCGCAGATGAAGAACCTGCGGCGCAAGCTCCACGATGCGGGTGCCGACATCGAGATCCGCGCCGTCTACGGATTCGGTTATAAGCTCGTTCGGCCGTGA
- a CDS encoding ferritin gives MLSEKLHEALNAQVNAEFWSAYLYLSMSMDAEAKGLKGVANWFYVQFQEEQDHARILMNYILSRDGKVSLKPIEAVRTEWASPLEMFQDTLVHEKKVTAMINNLASIAAEDKDYASSNMLVWFVDEQVEEEESAREMITACEAVEGNKFGLYMLDKELAARTYTQAAPLASANA, from the coding sequence ATGTTGAGTGAAAAATTGCATGAGGCGCTGAATGCGCAGGTCAATGCCGAATTCTGGTCGGCATATCTCTATCTTTCGATGTCGATGGATGCCGAGGCCAAGGGGCTGAAGGGCGTTGCGAACTGGTTCTACGTACAGTTCCAGGAGGAGCAGGACCATGCCCGCATTCTGATGAACTACATTCTTTCGCGTGACGGGAAGGTCTCCCTGAAGCCGATCGAGGCGGTCCGGACCGAATGGGCTTCGCCGCTGGAGATGTTCCAGGATACGCTGGTCCATGAGAAGAAGGTGACGGCGATGATCAACAACCTGGCCTCGATTGCCGCCGAGGACAAGGATTACGCCTCGTCGAACATGCTGGTCTGGTTCGTGGACGAGCAGGTCGAGGAGGAGGAGTCGGCGCGTGAGATGATCACGGCGTGCGAAGCCGTCGAAGGCAACAAGTTCGGGCTCTACATGCTCGACAAGGAGCTGGCAGCCCGTACCTATACGCAGGCTGCGCCGCTGGCTTCGGCGAATGCCTGA
- a CDS encoding HAMP domain-containing sensor histidine kinase, which produces MKLVYRILLHLSWVLSLLLAGWAALFYFAMIDEINDETDDVLEARAEVIVKRVLAGRQLPGSESDGNSGYFLYRLPDGASAPHPRETYTDEEIFIPERDDREPARVLRKTFRDADGQWYELTVMSPSIEKEDLREAIFYSIIFLYLFLLLLVLLVTVVVLHRTMRPLYALLRWLDSYTVGGQNPPLAVETSVTEFRRLNEAAERYAARAESSFERQKQFIGNASHEMQTPLAVCRNRLEMLVDDPRGLTEEQLGEIAKVQRTLDHLVRLNRSLLLLSKIDNGQFPETEAVDLNALIRRTAEDLAEIYAYRDIRLELTDEAPLTARMNPSLAGSLVGNLVKNAFVHGAEGGEVRVRISARRFEIDNDASEGPLDAGHIFDRFYQGTKKPGSTGLGLAIADAVCRLYGLRISYAFRDGRHVFTVDFPE; this is translated from the coding sequence GTGAAACTCGTTTACCGCATTCTGCTGCACCTTTCGTGGGTGCTTTCGCTGCTGCTGGCGGGGTGGGCGGCGCTGTTCTACTTTGCGATGATCGACGAGATCAACGACGAGACGGACGACGTGCTCGAAGCGCGTGCCGAAGTGATTGTCAAACGGGTGCTGGCGGGGCGTCAGCTTCCCGGCTCGGAGTCCGACGGCAACAGCGGCTATTTTCTTTATCGGCTGCCGGACGGTGCATCGGCTCCACACCCTCGGGAGACCTATACCGATGAGGAGATCTTCATCCCCGAGCGCGACGACCGCGAACCGGCCCGGGTGCTGCGCAAAACCTTCCGGGATGCCGACGGACAGTGGTACGAGCTGACGGTGATGTCGCCGAGCATCGAGAAGGAGGATCTCCGCGAGGCGATTTTCTACAGCATCATCTTCCTTTATCTCTTTTTGCTGCTGCTGGTGCTGCTGGTGACGGTCGTGGTGCTCCACCGCACGATGCGGCCGTTGTATGCGCTGCTGCGGTGGCTGGACAGCTATACGGTGGGCGGCCAGAATCCACCGCTGGCGGTCGAAACCTCGGTGACGGAGTTCCGGCGGCTCAACGAGGCGGCCGAGCGGTACGCTGCGCGTGCCGAATCGTCGTTCGAACGGCAGAAGCAGTTCATCGGCAACGCCTCGCACGAAATGCAGACGCCGCTGGCGGTCTGCCGCAATCGGCTGGAGATGCTGGTGGACGACCCCCGCGGGCTGACCGAGGAGCAGTTGGGCGAGATTGCCAAGGTGCAGCGCACGCTGGACCACCTGGTACGATTGAACCGTTCGCTGCTGCTGCTGTCGAAGATCGACAACGGGCAGTTCCCCGAGACCGAGGCGGTGGACCTGAACGCCCTGATCCGCCGCACGGCCGAGGACCTGGCCGAAATTTACGCCTACCGCGACATCCGGCTCGAACTGACGGACGAAGCGCCGCTGACGGCCCGCATGAACCCCTCGCTGGCGGGGAGCCTGGTCGGCAATCTCGTGAAGAACGCCTTCGTGCACGGGGCCGAGGGGGGCGAGGTCCGTGTCCGGATTTCGGCGCGGCGTTTCGAGATCGACAACGACGCCTCGGAGGGGCCTTTGGATGCCGGACATATTTTCGACCGCTTCTATCAGGGGACGAAGAAACCCGGTTCCACGGGGCTGGGGCTTGCCATCGCGGATGCCGTGTGCCGCCTCTACGGGCTGCGGATCAGCTATGCTTTCCGGGACGGCCGCCATGTTTTTACGGTGGATTTTCCGGAATAA
- a CDS encoding beta-ketoacyl-ACP synthase III — translation MGKITAAITGVGQYLPDYILTNDELSRMVDTNDEWIMSHTGIKTRHILKGEGIGTSYMGARAVMNLLDKTGVDPMSIDVVICATVTPDMFFPSTGNLIADQAGCKNAFAYDVSAACSGFLFALTTGAKFIEAGTSKRVIVVGADKMSSIIDYTDRSTCPLFGDAAAAVLLEPNTDGYGVIDSILRSDGSGELQLYMKAGGSRYPASIETVQNNWHTIMWDGHAVFKAAVSKMSDVSVEMMERHHLTGEDIRFLVPHQANLRIIDATARRMGITQDKCMINIDRNGNTTAATIPTCLYDYEKELRKGDNLILAAFGGGYTWGAVYVKWAYDGSKA, via the coding sequence ATGGGTAAGATAACAGCAGCGATTACGGGCGTGGGACAGTACCTGCCCGATTACATCCTGACCAACGACGAGTTGAGCCGGATGGTCGACACGAACGACGAGTGGATCATGTCGCATACCGGCATCAAGACGCGCCACATCCTCAAGGGCGAAGGCATCGGAACCTCCTACATGGGAGCGCGTGCCGTCATGAACCTGCTCGACAAGACGGGTGTGGACCCGATGTCGATCGACGTGGTGATCTGCGCCACGGTGACCCCCGACATGTTCTTCCCTTCGACGGGTAACCTGATTGCCGACCAGGCGGGTTGCAAGAATGCCTTCGCCTACGACGTATCGGCGGCCTGCAGCGGATTCCTCTTCGCCTTGACAACGGGTGCGAAGTTCATCGAGGCCGGTACGAGCAAGCGTGTCATCGTCGTGGGAGCCGACAAGATGTCGTCGATCATCGACTACACGGACCGCTCGACCTGCCCGCTCTTCGGCGATGCGGCTGCGGCCGTGCTGCTGGAGCCGAACACCGACGGTTACGGAGTGATCGATTCGATCCTTCGTTCGGATGGTTCGGGTGAGTTGCAGCTCTACATGAAGGCGGGCGGTTCGCGCTACCCGGCATCGATCGAGACCGTGCAGAACAACTGGCACACGATCATGTGGGACGGACATGCGGTCTTCAAGGCTGCCGTTTCGAAGATGTCGGACGTTTCGGTGGAGATGATGGAGCGCCACCACCTGACGGGTGAGGATATCCGCTTCCTGGTTCCCCACCAGGCGAACCTGCGCATCATCGATGCTACGGCCCGCCGCATGGGCATTACCCAGGACAAGTGCATGATCAACATCGACCGCAACGGTAATACGACGGCCGCCACGATCCCGACCTGCCTCTACGACTACGAGAAGGAGCTTCGCAAGGGTGACAACCTGATTCTCGCTGCCTTTGGCGGCGGATACACCTGGGGTGCCGTCTACGTGAAGTGGGCCTACGACGGCTCGAAGGCATAA
- a CDS encoding GNAT family N-acetyltransferase, translated as MNRTMDRVVIRPLRAEETPLLADFLYEAIWQPDPVRRVPREVIRMPELRIYVDGFGTRETDCGLVAEAGGRVIGAAWSRCLRGFGWTGEAIPELAVALYPDSRGRGVGTRLVQALLDELRSRGFAAVSLSVQRANPAGRLYRRLGFRIVGEHAEEWIMRCELR; from the coding sequence ATGAACAGGACGATGGACAGGGTGGTGATCCGCCCGCTTCGGGCGGAGGAGACCCCGTTGCTGGCGGATTTTCTCTACGAGGCGATCTGGCAGCCGGACCCTGTACGACGGGTGCCGCGGGAGGTGATCCGGATGCCGGAACTCCGGATCTATGTCGACGGGTTCGGGACCCGCGAAACGGATTGCGGGCTGGTGGCCGAGGCGGGCGGACGGGTGATCGGTGCGGCGTGGAGCCGCTGCCTGCGGGGGTTCGGATGGACCGGGGAGGCAATTCCCGAACTGGCCGTGGCCCTTTACCCGGACAGCCGCGGGCGGGGCGTCGGGACGAGACTGGTGCAGGCTTTGCTGGATGAACTGCGCAGCCGGGGCTTTGCGGCGGTATCGCTCTCCGTGCAGCGGGCCAATCCGGCCGGAAGACTCTACCGCCGTCTCGGGTTCCGGATTGTCGGGGAACACGCCGAAGAGTGGATCATGCGTTGCGAACTGCGATAG
- a CDS encoding site-specific integrase has product MASVKVKFRPSTVDGKEGRIYYQVIQNRVARQLRTDYRIFKDEWLSETHSLASPSGARFNHLLSLHKQVDWDLKRLENLIHRLNARKEGYTADDVVSAFRGNDGSQTLFSFMQQLIARLKQMGKARTAETYLATLRSFVHFRYGKDLQFDEMDSEMMQMYEAYLHNKGVVRNSSSFYLRILRAVYNRAVEQNLTVQRNPFKHVYTGIDKTAKRALPLAAIKRIKTLDLASQPHLQFARDLFLFSFYTRGMSFIDMAHLKKSDLREGTLSYRRRKTGQQLFIKWEKCMQEIVDAHPTERSEPHLLPILDASRDDTPTGYRTILLRINRHLKKIARMAGIQPALTLYCARHSWASAAKNKNIPVSIISEGMGHDSEATTQIYLASLDNALVDNANSLILNDL; this is encoded by the coding sequence ATGGCAAGTGTAAAAGTGAAATTCCGGCCGTCCACCGTCGACGGCAAGGAGGGCCGGATCTATTATCAGGTCATTCAGAATCGGGTTGCCCGGCAGCTCCGGACCGATTACCGCATTTTCAAGGATGAGTGGCTCTCCGAAACGCATTCGCTGGCAAGCCCTTCGGGAGCCCGGTTCAATCACCTCCTCTCCCTGCACAAACAGGTCGACTGGGACCTGAAACGCCTGGAAAACCTCATCCATCGGCTGAATGCCCGGAAAGAGGGATACACGGCCGACGATGTCGTCTCCGCATTCCGCGGCAACGACGGGTCGCAGACGCTCTTCAGCTTCATGCAACAGCTCATCGCCCGGTTGAAACAGATGGGAAAGGCCCGAACCGCGGAAACCTATCTGGCCACACTCCGCAGTTTCGTGCACTTCAGATACGGCAAGGATCTCCAATTCGACGAGATGGACTCCGAAATGATGCAGATGTATGAAGCCTACCTGCACAACAAAGGGGTTGTGAGGAATTCGAGCTCCTTCTACCTGCGCATCCTGCGGGCCGTATACAACCGGGCCGTGGAGCAAAACCTCACGGTGCAGCGGAATCCGTTCAAGCACGTCTATACGGGGATCGACAAAACGGCCAAACGGGCCCTGCCCCTGGCGGCCATCAAGCGCATCAAAACGCTGGATCTCGCCAGCCAGCCCCACCTGCAGTTTGCCCGGGACCTGTTTCTTTTCAGTTTTTACACGCGGGGGATGTCATTCATCGACATGGCCCACCTGAAAAAGAGCGATCTGAGGGAGGGTACGCTCTCGTACCGCCGCCGGAAAACCGGACAGCAGCTCTTCATCAAGTGGGAAAAATGTATGCAGGAGATCGTGGACGCCCATCCGACGGAGCGCTCCGAGCCGCATCTGCTCCCGATTCTGGACGCTTCGCGCGACGACACCCCCACGGGATACAGGACGATCCTGCTGCGGATCAACCGCCACCTGAAAAAGATCGCCCGCATGGCGGGGATTCAGCCCGCCCTCACGCTCTACTGCGCCCGCCACTCGTGGGCGAGTGCCGCAAAGAACAAGAACATCCCGGTTTCGATCATCAGCGAAGGCATGGGACACGATTCGGAGGCCACGACGCAGATCTACCTCGCGTCGCTGGACAACGCGCTGGTCGACAATGCGAATTCACTGATTCTGAACGACCTGTAA